From one Malus sylvestris chromosome 1, drMalSylv7.2, whole genome shotgun sequence genomic stretch:
- the LOC126616086 gene encoding cytokinin hydroxylase-like, giving the protein METILLVFVIAIVMALLYIFCRLIFSLWGFPILAYRKLKKNGLDGPSPRFPFGNLSEMKKKTINFQSSNISHDIHSTLFPFFTRWQNSFGKTFVYWLGTEPFLYIADPELLKKLSAEVTAKNWGKPAVFRRDRAPMFGNGLVMSEGKDWVRHRHVITPAFNPTNLKLYAMASLIVETTIKMLDNWKDSGAQEIDVEREITATAGDIIAKTGFGISYQSGRLVFEKLRSLQMTLFKTSRLVGVPFGKIMHPKETLKARKLGQEINQLFLSIIDERQKSIKGSTPQCDLLGLLLKESERGFTTQELVDECKTFFFGGHETTALAITWTMLLLATHQDWQHQLREESREVVGDNKEIDVDMLSELKKMGWVMNEALRLYPSSPNAQRQAKADIHVSDNLSIPSGTNMWIDIVGMHHDPALWGEDVNEFKPERFKDDIHGGCKHKMGYLPFGFGGRMCIGRNLTFLEYKIVLTLILTRFSFTISPTYSHSPSVELTLRPSYGLPLALQPL; this is encoded by the exons atggaaaCCATTCTTCTAGTTTTCGTCATCGCGATCGTCATGGCACTTCTGTATATTTTCTGCAGATTAATATTTTCTCTCTGGGGTTTCCCAATTCTTGCGTACAGGAAGCTCAAGAAAAATGGGTTGGATGGTCCCTCTCCAAGGTTTCCATTCGGAAATCTGAGTGAGATGAAAAAGAAGACCATCAAttttcaaagttcaaatatcTCCCATGACATACACTcaactctttttcctttttttactcGCTGGCAAAACTCTTTCG GAAAGACGTTCGTTTATTGGTTGGGGACTGAGCCATTTTTGTACATAGCAGATCCAGAGCTACTGAAAAAACTGTCTGCGGAGGTGACAGCAAAGAACTGGGGGAAGCCAGCGGTGTTCCGACGCGATAGAGCCCCGATGTTCGGTAATGGCCTAGTCATGTCCGAAGGGAAAGACTGGGTTCGTCACCGCCATGTTATCACTCCTGCTTTTAACCCAACAAACTTGAAGTTATAC GCAATGGCGAGCTTAATCGTGGAGACCACCATCAAAATGCTAGACAATTGGAAAGATTCCGGTGCTCAAGAAATCGACGTCGAGAGAGAAATCACAGCAACCGCCGGAGACATCATCGCCAAGACCGGCTTTGGCATCAGCTACCAAAGTGGCCGCCTAGTGTTCGAAAAACTAAGATCCTTGCAAATGACACTCTTCAAAACGAGCCGTCTTGTGGGAGTTCCTTTCGGAAAAATTATGCACCCTAAGGAAACCCTAAAGGCCAGAAAACTTGGGCAAGAAATCAACCAATTGTTCTTGTCAATCATTGACGAAAGGCAAAAATCCATCAAAGGGTCGACGCCGCAGTGCGACCTGCTTGGCTTGTTGCTTAAGGAGAGTGAACGAGGCTTCACAACACAAGAACTTGTGGATGAGTGCAAGACATTTTTCTTTGGAGGTCATGAGACAACTGCATTGGCAATCACATGGACAATGTTGCTTCTGGCCACCCACCAGGATTGGCAACATCAATTGAGAGAGGAGAGTAGGGAAGTGGTCGGAGATAATAAAGAAATTGATGTGGACATGCTTTCCGAACTAAAGAAG ATGGGATGGGTGATGAATGAAGCCTTACGACTATACCCTTCATCACCAAATGCACAAAGGCAAGCCAAAGCCGACATTCATGTGAGCGACAACCTGTCCATTCCGAGTGGAACAAACATGTGGATTGACATCGTCGGCATGCACCACGACCCGGCCCTGTGGGGCGAGGACGTCAACGAGTTCAAGCCGGAGAGGTTCAAGGACGACATCCACGGCGGGTGCAAGCACAAGATGGGGTACTTGCCTTTCGGGTTTGGAGGGAGAATGTGCATTGGTCGAAACTTGACTTTCTTGGAGTACAAGATAGTTCTAACCCTAATTCTAACTAGGTTTTCTTTTACCATCTCTCCAACTTATAGCCACTCGCCTTCCGTTGAGCTCACTCTGAGGCCTTCCTATGGCCTGCCTCTAGCACTCCAGCCCCTCTAG
- the LOC126616078 gene encoding LOW QUALITY PROTEIN: tripeptidyl-peptidase 2-like (The sequence of the model RefSeq protein was modified relative to this genomic sequence to represent the inferred CDS: deleted 1 base in 1 codon), with amino-acid sequence MQNPVILFRLPHLTSSRLLHHSSFLSLTIITHTKLGKARRPRAREWSGSSSSRRCSGGRVREMPCSAIGGAGGGGGDSNGALSNFKLNESTFLASLMPKKEIGADRFIDAHPNYDGRGALIAIFDTGVDPAASGLQVTSDGKPKILDVLDCTGSGDVDTSRVVKADDDGCICGASGASLFVNSSWKNPSGEWHVGYKLLYELFTDTLTSRLKRERRKKWDKQNQEEIAKAVKHLQEFDQKHSKLDDVNLKRAREDLQNRVDYLQKQADSYDDKGPVIDAVVWHDGEVWRVALDTQTLEDNPDCGKLANFVPLTNYRIERKYGVFSKLDACTFVANVYDEGNILSIVTDCHPHGTHVAGIATAFHPKEPLLNGVAPGAQVISCKIGDSRLGSIETGTGLTRALIAAVEHKCDLINMSYGEPTLLPDYGRFVDLVNEAVNKHRLIFVSSAGNNGPALSTVGAPGGTTSSIIGVGAYVSPAMAAGAHCVVEAPGEGLEYTWSSRGPTSDGALGVCISAPGAAVAPVPTWTLQRRMLMNGTSMSSPSACGGIALLVSAMKAEGIPVSPYSVRKALENTSVPIGCLPEDKLSTGQGLMQVDKAHEYLRQSRDVPSVWYQIKINQSGKTTSTTRGIYLREASAFQQSTEWTVQVEPKFHEGASNLEDLVPFEECIELHSSEKAILRAPDFLLLTHNGRSFNIVVDPTNLSEGLHYFELYGVDCKAPWRGPLFRIPVTITKPIAVISRPPLLSFSRMSFLPGHIERRFIEVPLGATWVEATMQTSGFDTARRFFIDSVQLCPLQRPLKWESVVIFSSPAAKSFSFPVVGGQTMELAIAQFWSSGIGSHETTIVDFEIVFHGISINKDEVVLDGSEGPTRIEAEALLASETLAPVAILNKIRIPYRPVESKLCSLSTDRDKLPSEKRIMALTLTYKIKLEDGAEVKPQVPLLNNRVYDTKFESQFYMISDANKRIYAMGDIYPSKSRLPKGDYNLRLYLRHDNVQYLEKLKQLVLFIERNLEEKDVIRLSFFSQPDGPLMGNGSFKSSVLVPGKKEAFYLGPPSKDKLLKFSSQGSVLLGAISYGKLSYVDKGEGKNPLKNPVSYQISYIVPPNKMDEDKEKGSSTCTKPVSERLKEEVRDAKIKVLASLKQDTEEDCLEWKKLSSSLKSEYPKYTPLFAKILEAVLSRSNDKDKVCHEKEVIDAANEVVDSVDRDELAKFFALRSDPDDEEAEKIKKKMETTRDQLAEALYQKGLALAEIESLQGEKPAKAEGAEGGEKIEDPLKPGSDLFESNFKELQKWVEVKSSKYGTLSVLREKRSGRLGTALKVLNDVIQDDGEPPKKKLYDLKISLLDEIGWQHLAAHERQWMHVRFPPSLPLF; translated from the exons ATGCAAAATCCTGTTATTTTATTCAGATTACCGCATTTGACCTCGTCGCGACTCTTACATCATTCGTCATTTCTTAGTCTCACC ATCATTACGCACACAAAGCTCGGCAAAGCGAGAAGACCGAGAGCGAGAGAGTGGAgtggcagcagcagcagcagaaggTGCAGTGGTGGTAGGGTGAGGGAAATGCCTTGCTCTGCAATCGGCGGTGCTGGCGGAGGCGGTGGGGACAGTAATGGTGCTTTGAGCAATTTCAAGCTCAACGAGTCCACGTTCTTGGCCTCCCTCATGCCGAAGAAAGAGATTGGCGCCGATCGATTCATCGATGCGCATCCCAACTACGACGGCCGCGGCGCCCTGATCGCTATCTTCG ATACTGGAGTGGATCCAGCTGCTTCTGGATTACAAGTTACGTCAGACGGAAAGCCGAAAATCCTAGATGTTCTTGATTG CACCGGGAGTGGTGATGTTGATACTTCGAGGGTAGTCAAGGCCGATGACGATGGTTGTATTTGTGGAGCTTCGG GAGCATCTCTGTTTGTCAACTCTTCATGGAAAAATCCTTCCGGTGAATGGCATGTCGGCTATAAATTGCTATATGAGCTATTTACGGATACGTTGACTTCTCGCTTGAAG agagaaagaaggaaaaaatgggATAAACAAAACCAAGAAGAAATTGCCAAGGCTGTTAAACATCTTCAAGAATTTGATCAG AAACACAGCAAATTGGATGATGTTAACTTGAAAAGAGCTCGGGAGGACCTGCAAAATAGAGTTGATTACCTACAAAAGCAAGCTGAT AGCTATGATGACAAAGGGCCTGTCATAGATGCTGTTGTATGGCATGATGGAGAAGTATGGAGGGTTGCCCTTGACACACAGACTCTTGAGGATAACCCAGATTGTGGAAAACTTGCAAACTTTGTGCCCCTAACTAATTATAG GATAGAACGAAAATATGGTGTTTTTAGCAAATTAGACGCCTGTACATTTGTTGCTAATGTGTACGATGAAGGGAATATTCTAAGTATCGTAACAGATTGCCATCCACATGGCACTCATGTTGCTGGTATCGCTACTGCTTTCCACCCGAAG GAACCCCTGTTGAATGGAGTTGCACCTGGAGCACAAGTCATATCTTGTAAGATTGGAGACTCACGTTTAGGTTCAATAGAGACTGGAACTGGGTTGACTCGAGCCTTGATTGCTGCTGTGGAG cataaatgtgatttgatCAACATGAGTTATGGAGAACCTACACTGCTGCCAGACTATGGGCGTTTTGTTGACCTCGTTAATGAA GCTGTGAACAAGCACCGTCTGATATTTGTGAGCAGTGCTGGCAATAATGGGCCAGCATTGAGCACTGTTGGAGCACCTGGTGGTACCACATCAAGCATTATAGGAGTTGGTGCATATGTCTCTCCTGCAATGGCTGCTGGTGCTCATTGTGTAGTTGAAGCTCCAGGCGAAGGGCTTGAGTACACTTG GTCTAGCCGCGGGCCAACCAGTGATGGAGCTCTTGGTGTCTGTATAAGTGCTCCTGGTGCAGCTGTTGCTCCTGTTCCTACATGGACTCTTCAGCGACGCATGCTCATGAATGGAACATCAATGTCATCTCCATCTGCTTGTGGGGGAATTGCATTGCTTGTTAGTGCAATGAAG GCTGAGGGTATTCCTGTGAGTCCATACAGTGTAAGGAAGGCTCTTGAGAATACATCTGTTCCTATAGGCTGTTTGCCTGAAGATAAACTATCAACTGGACAAGGGCTTATGCAAGTTGACAA GGCACATGAATATCTAAGGCAGAGCCGGGATGTACCAAGTGTTTGGTATCAGATAAAGATAAATCAATCTGGTAAAACAA CTTCTACAACACGAGGAATCTACTTAAGGGAGGCTAGTGCTTTCCAACAATCTACCGAG TGGACGGTGCAAGTTGAACCAAAATTTCATGAAGGTGCTAGTAATTTGGAAGATTTGGTTCCTTTTGAAGAGTGTATTGAGCTACATTCCAGTGAGAAGGCTATTTTGAGGGCTCCTGATTTTCTCCTTCTTACCCATAATGGGCGTAGCTTCAA CATAGTAGTGGATCCCACCAACCTTAGTGAAGGTCTGCACTATTTCGAACTGTATGGTGTTGATTGTAAAGCACCATGGCGCGGTCCTCTTTTCAGAATCCCTGTTACCATAACAAAGCCTATAGCTGTGATAAGTCGACCTCCATTGTTGTCATTCTCTAGGATGTCATTTTTGCCAG GCCACATAGAAAGGAGATTTATAGAAGTGCCTCTTGGTGCTACatgggttgaagcaactatgcAAACATCAGGATTTGATACAGCAAGAAGATTTTTTATTGACTCTGTTCAG CTATGTCCCCTGCAAAGGCCTCTTAAATGGGAGAGTGTTGTAATATTCTCGTCTCCTGCTGCCAAAAGCTTTTCATTTCCTGTTGTGGGTGGTCAAACAATGGAATTAGCTATTGCTCAATTTTGGTCAAGTGGCATAGGAAGCCATGAAACAACTATTGTGGATTTTGAG ATTGTGTTTCATGGAATTAGCATTAATAAAGATGAAGTAGTGCTTGATGGAAGTGAAGGGCCAACCAGAATTGAAGCTGAAGCTCTACTGGCTTCTGAGACACTTGCACCGGTTGCTATTCTAAACAAG ATAAGAATTCCATACCGGCCGGTTGAGTCTAAACTTTGTTCACTCTCAACAGATCGTGACAAACTACCTTCAGAAAAACGTATTATGGCACTTACTTTAAC CTACAAGATCAAATTGGAAGACGGAGCTGAAGTGAAGCCTCAAGTTCCATTACTTAACAATCGCGTATATGACACCAAATTTGAGTCTCAATTTTATATGATCTCTGATGCAAACAAG CGTATATATGCAATGGGTGACATATATCCAAGTAAATCAAGACTGCCCAAGGGAGATTACAATTTACGGCTTTATCTAAG ACATGACAATGTGCAGTACTTGGAAAAACTGAAGCAGCTGGTGTTGTTCATCGAGAGAAATTTGGAAGAGAAG GATGTAATCCGGTTGAGCTTCTTCTCCCAACCTGATGGCCCTTTGATGGGAAATGGTAGTTTTAAGTCCTCAGTATTAGTCCCAGG GAAAAAAGAAGCATTCTATTTGGGTCCACCATCCAAAGACAAGCTTCTAAAG TTTTCTTCACAAGGATCTGTATTACTTGGAGCTATCTCGTACGGGAAGCTGTCATATGTTGATAAGGGAGAGGGAAAAAATCCACTAAAGAACCCTGTGTCTTATCAGATTTCTTATATAGTGCCACCCAATAAG ATGGATGAGGACAAAGAAAAAGGTTCTTCTACTTGCACCAAGCCTGTTTCTGAGCGGTTAAAGGAAGAG GTTCGAGATGCAAAGATTAAAGTTCTTGCAAGCCTGAAGCAAGATACTGAAGAAGATTGTTTGGAGTGGAAAAAGTTATCGTCTTCTCTTAAG TCTGAATATCCTAAATACACCCCACTGTTTGCAAAGATCTTGGAAGCTGTACTTTCTCGGAGCAATGACAAGGACAAAGTCTGCCATGAAAAAGAG GTAATTGATGCAGCGAATGAGGTGGTTGACAGTGTTGATAGAGACGAGCTGGCAAAATTTTTTGCACTAAGAAGTGATCCCGATGATGAAGAGGCTGAG aaaattaaaaagaagatGGAGACAACTCGTGATCAATTAGCAGAGGCATTGTACCAGAAAGGACTGGCACTGGCAGAGATTGAATCTTTGCAG GGTGAGAAGCCTGCAAAGGCTGAAGGTGCAGAAGGGGGGGAGAAGATTGAAGATCCTTTGAAACCAGGCTCAGATTTGTTTGAAAGCAACTTTAAAGAACTTCAAAAATGGGTTGAAGTGAAATCCTCCAAATACGGAACTCTCTCAGTACTACGTGAGAAACGTTCTGGAAGGCTTGGAACAGCACTGaag GTTCTGAATGACGTAATTCAAGACGATGGGGAGCCTCCCAAGAAGAAGTTATACGACCTGAAGATTTCCTTGCTCGATGAGATTGGCTGGCAACATTTGGCGGCACACGAGAGGCAATGGATGCATGTCCGCTTTCCACCAAGTTTACCTCTTTTTTAG